The Flavobacteriales bacterium genome has a segment encoding these proteins:
- a CDS encoding T9SS type A sorting domain-containing protein, whose protein sequence is MKRIITQFIAIALFPTLGNAQITITQSDLPVLFSTWVEHEDTTTHAAITPAGPSQTWDYSNFTIVETEVSNLQPLTATNSNWNANFPTAQMVHYDYMDSTAVYYSSNSTGFYLDGFYDNRSEADINAFSYQNKRLLFPVPFTYLNTTSNLASFSIEVNQGFMVKVASYTHTDFTCDAYGSITTPAGTFSNTIRIKSISYNYDSTFADFGTGYQLLDFSEPNDTSITYTWMQNGSNSIVFTADELMNGPTPTGIIEDASYYDVTPPAAPNPPTNLTVNPTTLKTTFDKMQLNWSDNSNNELGFNIERSIDSTNWSVITTVGADETSYLDMGLSPMTIYYYRVSAYNGVGTSIYSNTVSGNTDGSTSINNDLAEEKLQVYPNPTNGIVSIQLTNNNSTTIELYNVIGERLMSEQINQSKHTIDISNYPNGVYFLKADGSIAKIIKQ, encoded by the coding sequence ATGAAAAGAATTATTACTCAATTTATTGCAATTGCATTATTTCCAACACTGGGAAATGCACAAATTACCATAACGCAGAGCGATCTTCCTGTCCTTTTTAGCACTTGGGTAGAACACGAAGATACTACAACACATGCTGCTATTACTCCAGCTGGGCCTAGTCAAACATGGGATTACTCAAATTTTACAATTGTTGAAACAGAGGTGTCAAATTTACAACCGTTAACAGCTACCAACTCCAATTGGAATGCTAATTTTCCAACTGCACAAATGGTGCATTACGATTACATGGATAGTACTGCAGTTTACTATTCTAGTAATTCAACGGGATTTTATTTGGATGGATTTTATGATAATCGATCAGAAGCAGACATCAATGCATTTAGTTACCAGAATAAACGATTGTTGTTCCCTGTTCCTTTTACATATTTAAACACCACATCCAATCTTGCTTCTTTTTCTATTGAAGTTAACCAAGGTTTTATGGTAAAAGTGGCGAGTTATACGCATACTGATTTTACCTGTGATGCATATGGAAGTATAACAACTCCCGCGGGAACTTTTTCTAATACCATAAGAATTAAGTCGATTTCATATAATTATGACTCAACATTTGCTGATTTTGGTACAGGTTATCAACTCCTTGATTTTTCAGAGCCTAATGATACTTCTATAACCTATACGTGGATGCAAAATGGATCTAACTCAATTGTTTTTACAGCTGACGAATTGATGAATGGTCCTACACCAACTGGAATAATAGAAGATGCATCATATTATGATGTTACACCACCAGCAGCACCAAACCCACCAACAAACCTTACAGTGAATCCAACTACGCTTAAAACCACATTTGATAAAATGCAATTGAATTGGTCCGACAACTCTAACAATGAGTTAGGGTTTAATATTGAAAGAAGTATAGATAGCACCAACTGGTCGGTAATTACAACTGTTGGCGCAGATGAGACTTCATATTTAGATATGGGATTAAGTCCGATGACAATTTATTACTACAGAGTTTCAGCCTATAATGGTGTAGGAACCTCTATCTATTCAAATACTGTTTCTGGTAATACCGATGGGTCAACTTCAATTAACAATGATTTAGCTGAGGAAAAATTACAAGTGTATCCAAATCCTACCAATGGAATAGTTTCTATTCAGCTTACAAATAATAATTCTACAACCATTGAACTGTATAATGTAATAGGAGAGCGTTTAATGTCAGAGCAAATCAATCAATCAAAACATACCATTGATATAAGTAATTATCCGAATGGAGTATATTTCCTAAAAGCTGATGGAAGTATTGCAAAGATTATCAAACAATAA
- a CDS encoding T9SS type A sorting domain-containing protein, translated as MIKNYKLALAALFLSGSLTLNAQTWEPVGPGNYTSSVSSIVFDGTDIYANGNYQNGSDVFSYGKFSGGQWHALGSWKGVPGGIGVVNCALKVGDDIYVGGVFTDGAGNPNMDRIARWNISTQTWHPLGTGLNQYVNSIVQMGSDIIVGGKFTNAGGDPNADFIAKWDGVSWSAISPVVISTSSFTSVNALAVNGNDLYIGGNFENAAGNPAIDYLTRWDGNSFNNVGGWAGQVGAVFSMDIASNGDLYIGGEFPLKAAKFDGANWTSLGSPTAINQLVREIKVIGSDVYIGGNFTDVEGIATADYIAKFDGTNWSDVGGGLNAYVSKIVSYSGNLYVGGNFTDAGGDVTADKFVKLGISTSILEEQNKTNTIIYPNPTNGIVSIQFTNNSSTTIELYNVIGERLISNQTNQSKHSIDISNYPNGVYFLKVDGNITKIIKQ; from the coding sequence ATGATTAAAAATTACAAATTAGCATTAGCTGCACTATTTTTATCGGGTAGCTTAACATTAAACGCCCAAACATGGGAGCCTGTAGGACCAGGAAATTATACATCATCGGTAAGTAGCATTGTTTTTGATGGAACAGACATTTATGCAAATGGAAACTATCAAAATGGTTCTGATGTTTTTTCATACGGAAAATTCTCAGGAGGTCAGTGGCATGCACTAGGAAGTTGGAAAGGAGTTCCTGGAGGAATAGGAGTTGTAAACTGTGCTTTAAAAGTAGGTGATGATATTTATGTAGGTGGGGTTTTTACTGATGGAGCTGGAAATCCTAATATGGATAGAATTGCAAGATGGAACATCTCCACTCAAACTTGGCATCCTTTAGGAACTGGTCTAAATCAATATGTAAATAGTATTGTTCAAATGGGTTCAGACATTATTGTTGGAGGAAAATTTACAAATGCTGGTGGAGATCCCAATGCTGATTTTATTGCAAAATGGGATGGTGTTTCTTGGAGTGCGATTAGTCCAGTAGTTATCAGCACAAGCTCTTTTACTTCTGTGAATGCTTTAGCAGTAAATGGAAATGATTTATACATTGGAGGAAACTTCGAAAACGCTGCCGGTAACCCTGCAATTGATTACTTAACAAGATGGGATGGAAATTCGTTTAATAATGTAGGAGGTTGGGCTGGTCAAGTTGGTGCAGTGTTTTCAATGGATATTGCAAGCAATGGAGATTTATATATTGGAGGAGAGTTTCCTTTAAAAGCAGCCAAGTTTGATGGTGCCAATTGGACTTCTTTGGGAAGTCCAACAGCAATCAACCAATTGGTAAGAGAAATTAAGGTTATTGGTTCTGATGTTTATATAGGCGGAAATTTTACTGATGTTGAAGGTATCGCAACAGCAGACTACATAGCTAAATTTGATGGGACAAATTGGAGTGATGTTGGAGGCGGTTTAAATGCATATGTTTCTAAAATTGTTTCATATTCTGGTAATTTATACGTAGGCGGTAACTTTACAGATGCTGGTGGAGATGTCACAGCAGATAAATTCGTAAAGTTGGGAATATCTACCTCTATACTAGAAGAACAAAATAAAACCAACACCATTATATATCCAAACCCAACCAACGGAATAGTTTCTATTCAGTTTACAAATAATAGTTCTACAACTATTGAATTGTATAATGTAATAGGAGAACGTTTAATATCAAATCAAACCAATCAATCAAAACATAGCATTGATATAAGTAATTATCCGAATGGAGTATATTTCTTAAAAGTTGATGGAAATATTACAAAGATTATCAAACAGTAA
- a CDS encoding FAD-binding oxidoreductase, with translation MKKVDYIIVGQGIAGSVLAYTLMQHQQSVLVVDEEKENTSSKIAAGLCNPVVFKRLTKSWMVDELMPTALAFYQHQEKLLQNQFYYPLPIYKLFVGEEEKEFWRQRCNEPEIMDWVSHKVEFPFDKTLVDYPFGAASTLQSGFLQTAKWLDAFKTYLKNNDSFLGEKFDYNNITFERDGITWNKIQAKKIIFCEGYQTIHNPYFNWLSLKLTKGEVLTVDFKRLQLSSAINKGVFVLPYSNEYKLGATYDWDHLNEETTEIGKAELLKKASAFIKDEIVVKSHKAGIRPTVSDRRPLLGIHPKHKQLAVFNGMGTKGVIIAPYFAKILAKHLLENKPLSKEVDINRFYHF, from the coding sequence GTGAAAAAAGTAGATTACATCATTGTAGGGCAAGGAATAGCTGGTTCGGTTTTGGCTTATACCTTAATGCAGCACCAACAAAGTGTTTTGGTTGTGGATGAAGAAAAGGAAAATACTTCATCTAAAATAGCTGCTGGCTTATGCAATCCTGTTGTGTTTAAAAGGCTTACCAAAAGTTGGATGGTTGATGAGTTGATGCCAACTGCTTTAGCGTTTTATCAACATCAAGAAAAATTATTACAAAATCAATTTTATTATCCTTTACCCATTTACAAATTGTTTGTTGGCGAAGAAGAAAAGGAATTTTGGCGACAACGATGTAACGAACCGGAAATAATGGATTGGGTTAGTCACAAAGTAGAATTTCCTTTTGACAAAACATTGGTTGATTATCCTTTTGGAGCAGCGAGTACTTTACAATCTGGCTTTCTGCAAACTGCCAAATGGTTAGATGCTTTTAAAACTTATTTGAAAAACAACGATTCATTTTTGGGAGAAAAATTTGATTATAACAACATCACTTTTGAACGTGATGGTATTACTTGGAATAAAATTCAAGCCAAAAAAATCATCTTCTGCGAAGGCTATCAAACCATACACAACCCTTATTTTAATTGGCTATCGTTAAAACTTACTAAAGGTGAAGTTTTAACGGTTGATTTTAAACGTTTGCAATTAAGCTCAGCAATTAACAAAGGTGTTTTTGTTTTACCTTACAGCAACGAATACAAACTCGGGGCTACCTACGATTGGGATCATTTAAACGAAGAAACAACTGAAATAGGCAAAGCCGAATTATTAAAAAAAGCTAGTGCATTTATTAAAGATGAAATTGTAGTAAAATCGCACAAAGCCGGAATTCGCCCCACCGTTTCAGATAGAAGACCGTTATTGGGAATACATCCTAAACATAAACAACTAGCAGTATTTAATGGTATGGGTACTAAAGGAGTAATAATTGCTCCTTATTTTGCTAAAATTCTTGCGAAACACTTGTTAGAAAACAAACCGCTTTCAAAAGAGGTTGACATTAATCGGTTTTATCACTTTTAA
- a CDS encoding von Willebrand factor type A domain-containing protein, with protein MITLLLGVIFMSIINLAHAQQTTKASLKGMVTDKVSKRSIPSADIKIKTTEGKIIKTATTDVNGKFLITDIVAGKYNISVDMIGYKTFTKTNIVFANAEVKTLMVELEKPVLHKNLETKAEETILRSPMPVEKERAKKDYTSQDYKAACGSVMNMSYNSQDNFNTEAYSPITENDFKNALMNPLSTFSIDVDAASYSNMRRFINSGQNPPADAVRIEEMINYFTYDYPQPKGEHPFSITTEVSDCPWNKNNKLVHIGLQGKNIDMSELPASNLVFLLDVSGSMSSPNKLPLLKKSFNLLIDNLREDDRVAIVVYAGAAGLVLPSTSGADKNKILEALNNLNAGGSTAGGAGIKLAYKVAQDNFIKGGNNRIILATDGDFNIGASSDGEMTRLIEEKRKTGVYLTCLGFGMGNYKDSKMETLADKGNGNYAYIDNILEAKKVLVTEMGGTLFTIAKDVKLQLEFNPNKVESYKLIGYENRLLNSEDFNDDTKDAGELGAGHTVTALYEIVLKGNGSAPAIDPLRYQNLTELIPKNNSDELLTVKFRYKKPEEETSKLIVNHLMDKSVSLSKSSDNFRFSAAVAEFGMLLRNSKHKANANFKQVIELAKASKGKDENGYRAEFIRLVEMSEMQASAFLKEEE; from the coding sequence ATGATAACCCTACTATTAGGCGTTATTTTCATGAGTATAATTAATCTAGCTCATGCACAACAAACCACAAAAGCATCTTTAAAAGGAATGGTTACCGATAAGGTTTCTAAACGTAGCATTCCCTCGGCAGATATTAAAATAAAAACCACCGAAGGGAAAATAATTAAAACCGCTACTACCGATGTTAATGGTAAATTTTTGATTACAGATATTGTAGCTGGAAAATATAATATTTCGGTTGATATGATTGGCTACAAAACATTTACAAAAACCAATATCGTTTTCGCAAATGCGGAGGTTAAAACTTTAATGGTGGAGCTGGAAAAACCAGTGTTGCACAAAAATTTAGAAACAAAAGCAGAAGAAACCATTCTGCGATCGCCTATGCCAGTAGAAAAGGAAAGAGCAAAAAAGGACTATACATCACAAGATTATAAAGCTGCATGTGGTTCAGTAATGAACATGAGTTATAATTCACAAGATAATTTTAATACGGAAGCTTATAGTCCAATTACGGAAAACGATTTTAAAAATGCACTGATGAATCCTTTGTCTACGTTTTCGATTGATGTAGATGCAGCTTCGTATTCGAACATGAGAAGGTTTATCAATAGCGGACAAAACCCTCCAGCCGATGCAGTAAGAATTGAGGAAATGATTAACTACTTTACTTACGATTATCCTCAACCAAAAGGCGAGCATCCATTTTCGATTACTACCGAAGTAAGTGATTGCCCTTGGAATAAAAACAACAAATTGGTACACATCGGTTTGCAAGGTAAAAATATTGACATGAGTGAATTACCAGCAAGTAACTTGGTTTTTTTGTTAGATGTTTCAGGGTCGATGAGTTCGCCAAACAAATTGCCCTTACTTAAAAAATCGTTTAACCTTTTAATCGATAATTTAAGAGAAGATGATAGAGTAGCTATTGTTGTTTATGCTGGCGCTGCAGGGTTGGTATTACCATCAACATCGGGAGCCGATAAAAACAAAATTTTAGAAGCCTTAAACAATTTAAATGCAGGAGGTTCAACAGCTGGTGGAGCAGGGATTAAGTTGGCATACAAAGTGGCTCAAGATAACTTTATAAAAGGCGGTAACAATCGAATTATTTTAGCCACCGATGGCGATTTTAACATTGGAGCAAGTAGCGATGGAGAGATGACGAGATTGATTGAGGAAAAAAGAAAAACGGGGGTTTATTTAACATGTTTGGGTTTTGGAATGGGCAACTACAAAGATTCTAAAATGGAAACGCTTGCCGATAAGGGGAATGGTAATTATGCTTACATCGATAATATTTTAGAAGCTAAAAAAGTATTGGTTACTGAAATGGGGGGAACACTTTTTACCATTGCTAAAGATGTGAAATTGCAATTGGAATTTAATCCAAACAAAGTAGAATCGTACAAATTAATTGGCTATGAAAACCGTTTATTAAACTCCGAAGATTTTAATGATGATACTAAAGATGCCGGCGAATTGGGTGCAGGACATACGGTTACGGCTTTGTACGAAATAGTTTTAAAAGGAAACGGTTCAGCGCCAGCTATCGACCCATTGCGTTACCAAAATTTAACGGAACTAATACCAAAAAACAACTCTGACGAATTGTTAACGGTAAAATTCAGGTATAAAAAACCAGAGGAAGAAACCAGTAAATTAATTGTAAACCATTTAATGGATAAATCGGTTTCGTTAAGCAAGTCGAGTGATAATTTTAGGTTCTCAGCAGCAGTTGCAGAGTTTGGAATGTTGTTGCGTAACTCTAAACATAAAGCCAATGCCAATTTTAAACAAGTGATAGAGTTAGCAAAAGCAAGCAAAGGAAAAGATGAAAATGGCTACAGAGCCGAATTTATAAGGTTAGTAGAAATGAGTGAGATGCAAGCAAGTGCGTTTTTAAAAGAAGAAGAGTAA
- a CDS encoding gliding motility-associated C-terminal domain-containing protein — MKQISYFTQLKYLVVILAFSLLSGNLFATHAQSADITYQCLGGNQYRINVSFYRDCAGVAAPNTVGVNLSSASCNQNSNVTLTRVAGTGQDVTQVCNTITTQCNGGNYPGVQEYKYSTVVTLAAQCTDWVFSFSLCCRNNAINTINNPGGENIYVQAQLNNLNFPCNNSPSFTIPPVSYPCIGQTSCFNHGVIEPDGDSLYYSLQSPATGPTTAVTYVNGYSAAQPLISSPAVSFNPYTGDICMTPSMLEVTVLAVRVEEWRNGVFVGSVVRDIQLRTVLCNNNVPTVSGINGTGQFSTTACVGSNLSFTIPAQDINAGQTVTITWNNGIPGATFTSNNQQIPTATFNWTPTQADAGSIPHCFTATVRDNNCPLNGVQVYSFCITVNALNISTTSSSANCGASNGSATVSVLNGVPPYTYQWLPNGGNNANANGLQAGVYTVNVTDASGCTASQNVTIGSGAAPGNINMLSTNVSCFNGSNGTATVNANGGQQPYTYLWSNGTTTQTIQNLTAGTYQVTVTTANGCVSNGSVTLTQPQTPISLVSSGTNVSCFGGNNGTTNVVATGGTMPYSYSWNVAPIQTTATATGLTANSYIVTVTDNNGCAATDEVTITQPNQLSITLANQQQVTCNGFTNGSLTVNATGGTIPYNFNWNNGVLPNSSSQNNLGAGTYNLMVTDANGCSQNSTYTISEPTALNLTISNQNNVSCYGLLNGSITTNTTGGTLPYTYQWNNGANTANLNNVGQGSYALNVTDGNGCLATISTTIAQPSAPLSSRINSNQVNCFGGTNGQITATPSGGTAPYTYQWSNGANTATINNLSANTYNVTITDANGCTTNNTTTISQPNLLQINLNNLQNITCNGLANGSISLATIGGTQPYQYQWSNGASTSNLSNLNTGNYNLTVTDANGCSQTSNYTIIEPVQLSSSITNQINITCYGLTNGAITTNSQGGTAPYSYQWSNGASTASIANLSQGNYSLNVTDANGCQTTLNSIITQPQAITTTIMGSSMVCPNESVVLTANSTGGTGNITYHWSNGVTTSTNTISTNVNTSYQVYSIDANGCQGPTINHNITVNDINLAQLNVFGDDEICEGETAEIFATFKAGVGTYTFNWNNGLGTALIPPAITPNTTTNYMITVTDNCGNTLADDITVQVNPLPEVALTPQNGIGCGEVGFNFQNNFSNPTGATYNWNFGDNTFSTTETPTKAYSQSGTYTVMLVVTNPFGCTELSTTTINAIVNPVATASFDFSPNEDITTNNATLYFYNSSSNTTSYRWSFGDGETSIEIEPVHTYQDKGNYDITLITNNNFNCADTLVKEVKVDPAYNFYIPNAFTPDNDGLNEVFTAVGEEIKEFSMKIFNRWGEKIFETNDLQRGWNGKDKNGNEIVQQDVFVYDIRLKDFTGKLHTMQGKVTLIK, encoded by the coding sequence ATGAAACAAATTTCCTATTTCACTCAGCTAAAGTATCTAGTAGTTATTTTAGCTTTTTCCCTACTAAGTGGCAATTTATTTGCTACACACGCCCAAAGTGCTGATATTACTTACCAATGCCTTGGCGGTAATCAATATAGAATAAATGTATCGTTCTATAGAGATTGTGCTGGTGTTGCTGCCCCAAACACTGTTGGTGTAAATCTTTCTTCAGCTTCTTGTAATCAAAATTCAAATGTTACCTTAACACGTGTTGCAGGAACTGGGCAAGACGTTACCCAAGTTTGTAATACCATCACTACCCAATGTAATGGCGGTAATTATCCGGGAGTACAAGAATATAAATATTCAACGGTTGTTACTTTAGCTGCACAATGCACCGATTGGGTGTTTAGTTTTTCACTATGTTGTAGAAACAACGCTATTAACACCATTAATAACCCAGGAGGTGAAAACATTTATGTTCAAGCTCAACTTAATAACTTAAATTTCCCGTGTAATAATTCCCCAAGTTTTACTATTCCTCCAGTTTCTTACCCATGCATTGGACAAACCTCTTGTTTTAATCATGGTGTTATCGAACCTGATGGCGATTCATTGTATTATTCATTACAAAGTCCAGCAACAGGTCCAACAACAGCGGTTACGTATGTAAACGGATATTCAGCTGCTCAACCATTAATTTCTAGCCCTGCAGTTTCTTTTAACCCTTATACTGGAGATATTTGTATGACTCCTTCAATGCTTGAAGTAACTGTTTTAGCGGTTCGCGTTGAAGAATGGCGAAATGGAGTTTTTGTAGGAAGTGTTGTTCGCGATATTCAATTGAGAACGGTTTTGTGCAATAACAATGTTCCTACCGTTTCTGGTATAAATGGAACAGGACAATTTTCTACAACGGCTTGTGTTGGGTCAAATTTATCGTTTACTATTCCTGCTCAAGATATAAACGCTGGTCAAACTGTTACCATAACTTGGAATAACGGTATTCCTGGTGCAACTTTCACATCAAACAACCAACAAATACCAACAGCTACATTTAATTGGACTCCAACCCAAGCAGATGCAGGTTCAATTCCTCATTGTTTTACAGCTACTGTTCGTGATAATAATTGTCCATTAAATGGAGTGCAAGTCTATTCGTTTTGTATAACGGTTAATGCATTAAATATTAGTACAACGTCTTCATCTGCAAATTGTGGTGCTTCAAATGGTTCGGCTACGGTTTCTGTTTTAAACGGAGTCCCTCCTTATACATATCAATGGTTACCAAATGGAGGGAATAACGCAAATGCCAACGGCTTACAAGCAGGTGTTTATACGGTAAATGTTACCGATGCTTCGGGATGTACAGCTTCTCAAAATGTAACCATAGGTAGCGGAGCTGCTCCAGGTAATATCAATATGTTAAGTACTAATGTTTCTTGTTTTAATGGATCAAACGGTACAGCAACAGTGAATGCAAATGGTGGTCAACAACCTTATACTTATTTGTGGTCGAACGGAACAACTACTCAAACCATTCAAAATTTAACTGCAGGAACATACCAAGTTACGGTTACTACTGCTAACGGTTGCGTGTCTAATGGTTCTGTAACATTAACACAGCCGCAAACACCAATATCATTGGTTTCTAGTGGAACAAACGTAAGTTGTTTTGGTGGAAACAATGGTACTACCAATGTTGTTGCAACAGGCGGTACTATGCCTTATTCATATAGTTGGAACGTAGCGCCAATTCAAACTACAGCAACAGCCACAGGTTTAACAGCAAACAGTTATATTGTTACGGTTACCGATAACAACGGATGTGCGGCAACCGATGAGGTTACTATTACTCAACCAAACCAATTGTCGATTACTTTAGCCAATCAACAACAAGTAACTTGTAATGGATTTACAAATGGTAGTTTAACTGTAAACGCAACAGGAGGGACTATTCCTTACAATTTTAATTGGAACAATGGGGTATTGCCAAATTCATCATCTCAAAATAATTTAGGTGCAGGTACTTATAATTTAATGGTTACGGATGCTAATGGATGTAGTCAAAATTCAACCTATACAATAAGTGAACCTACTGCCTTAAATTTAACCATTAGCAATCAGAACAATGTTTCGTGTTATGGATTATTAAACGGAAGTATAACAACTAATACAACAGGCGGAACTTTACCTTACACTTACCAATGGAATAATGGAGCAAATACAGCTAATCTTAATAATGTAGGTCAAGGTTCTTATGCTTTAAATGTTACTGATGGAAATGGGTGTTTAGCCACAATTTCAACAACTATAGCTCAACCTTCAGCACCGTTGAGCTCAAGAATTAATTCAAATCAAGTTAATTGTTTTGGAGGTACAAACGGACAAATTACTGCAACTCCATCAGGAGGAACAGCACCATATACTTATCAATGGAGTAATGGAGCTAACACAGCTACTATAAATAACTTATCCGCAAATACATATAATGTTACTATTACTGATGCAAATGGATGCACAACAAACAATACAACAACCATTTCTCAACCCAATTTGTTACAAATTAATTTAAATAATTTGCAAAATATAACGTGCAACGGATTAGCTAATGGTTCAATATCTCTTGCTACTATTGGAGGAACTCAACCCTATCAATACCAATGGAGTAATGGCGCTTCAACGAGTAACTTATCCAATCTAAATACAGGAAATTACAATTTGACAGTTACTGATGCTAATGGATGTAGTCAAACTTCTAATTATACCATTATCGAACCTGTACAGTTAAGTTCTTCAATTACCAATCAAATCAATATTACTTGTTATGGATTAACGAATGGTGCAATTACAACCAATTCTCAGGGCGGAACAGCGCCGTATAGTTACCAATGGAGTAATGGAGCTTCAACGGCTAGTATAGCTAATTTAAGTCAAGGTAATTATTCGTTAAATGTTACAGATGCTAATGGTTGTCAAACAACGCTAAATAGTATTATAACACAACCCCAAGCTATTACCACAACAATTATGGGTAGTTCAATGGTTTGTCCTAATGAAAGCGTTGTATTAACTGCTAATTCAACTGGTGGTACAGGAAACATTACTTACCATTGGAGCAATGGAGTTACAACTTCTACAAATACCATTTCTACCAATGTAAATACATCGTATCAAGTTTATAGTATTGATGCAAATGGTTGTCAAGGTCCAACAATCAATCATAACATTACAGTTAATGATATTAATTTAGCTCAGTTAAATGTTTTTGGAGATGATGAAATTTGTGAAGGTGAAACGGCTGAAATTTTTGCCACCTTTAAAGCAGGGGTGGGTACCTATACATTTAATTGGAACAATGGTTTGGGAACGGCGTTAATCCCTCCCGCTATAACTCCAAATACAACCACAAATTATATGATAACCGTTACTGACAATTGTGGAAACACACTTGCAGATGATATCACTGTTCAAGTAAATCCATTACCAGAAGTGGCGTTAACTCCACAAAATGGAATTGGTTGTGGAGAGGTTGGGTTTAACTTTCAAAACAATTTTAGTAATCCTACAGGGGCAACTTACAATTGGAATTTTGGTGACAATACCTTCTCTACAACAGAAACACCTACGAAAGCCTACAGTCAATCAGGAACATATACGGTAATGTTAGTGGTAACCAATCCTTTTGGATGTACAGAATTATCTACAACAACAATTAATGCAATTGTTAATCCTGTTGCTACAGCAAGTTTTGATTTTTCTCCAAACGAAGATATTACCACAAATAATGCAACACTTTATTTTTATAACAGTTCATCAAACACCACATCATACCGATGGAGTTTTGGAGATGGAGAAACATCAATAGAAATAGAACCTGTTCATACTTATCAAGATAAAGGAAACTATGACATTACTTTAATTACCAACAATAATTTTAATTGTGCAGATACATTAGTAAAAGAGGTAAAAGTTGACCCAGCTTACAATTTTTATATTCCAAATGCTTTTACTCCAGATAATGATGGGTTAAATGAGGTGTTTACTGCAGTTGGAGAAGAAATAAAAGAATTCAGCATGAAAATATTTAACCGTTGGGGAGAAAAAATATTTGAAACCAACGATTTACAAAGGGGTTGGAATGGTAAGGATAAAAATGGTAATGAAATTGTTCAGCAAGATGTGTTTGTGTACGACATCAGATTAAAAGATTTTACTGGAAAATTACACACCATGCAAGGTAAAGTAACATTGATTAAGTAA